The window CAGAACCAATCTAGAGATTTAATGAGGTCGGTTTTAATCAGTTCCCAATGTTTTTTAAAGAATCTCATGTTGAAACCGTCCGGCCCAGGAGCTTTAGAGCTATCGCAATTACATATGGCTTCCCATATTTCTTTTTCGTTAAATTTAGCTTCTAGGAGTTGATTGTCCAAGGAGGAAATGTATTCAAGATGTGAAACATGGTCGAAAGGGCATTCGTCACGTAAGTGTTTGGATCGGAAGATGTTGTTAAAATaggaatatgcttcttgttttattAGATTAGGATCTTCAGTCCATGTACCATTAATTGAAAGCCCGTGGATGTTGTTTTTACTTGTTCTTCTTTTGATATAGTTATGAAAGTATTTCGAATTTTCATCACCCTCTAGCGCCCATTTGATTCtagatttttgtttaagcatgtttgttttctttttttctttgacGATGTGATGCATTTTTTCATCGATCCATTTTTGTTTTTCAGTTTCGGATAAAGGTCTAGTTTCGGCGGTTTGTTCCCAATTATTACATTCAGTAAGATGATCACGTATTTGGGAGTCTAAGTTATCAAGTTGATTACTATGTTTTTTAAGTTCTAATTTAACGTTTTTTAGTTTGTTACGGAAAATGCAGTCAGGCCTATTCCCACTAATTGGGATCAACCAAGCCTTTTCTATGATGGTGTCGGCATCTTTTAAATCTAGCCATGTGTCAAAGACACGTATTGGCTTAGGGCCAGAATCGAGGAGGTTATTTCTTAGGATAATGGGACAGTGGTCAGAAAGGTCCCGATCAAGAGTTTTGGAGGATGTGTTGGGCCAGATAGTGAAGATGCCATCGGAAATGAGGAATCGGTCAAGTTTACTAAACTTCATTGTTTTTTCACAAATCCTTGTGAACCTTTTACCGCCTAAAGGAAGATCAATTAATCCAGAGTTATTTATAAAGTTATTAAAATTATCTGCCCAATTTTGATTATACTCTGTGTTCATGCGTTCTGTTTTGTTTCTTACTTCGTTGAAGTCACCAAAAACAATGTGTGGGATATTAAGGGAGTTAGTAAGGGATGAGAGTTCGCTCCAAAGTCTAAGTTTTTTTGAATGGGAATGGGGGCCATAAACATTAATGAAGGCAATTTCAGAGTCATGACCCGCCCACGTGCCACAAATTGCAAGAAAGAATTCACCCTCAATAGCATAGTTGAACGAAAAGATATTAGTATCCCAAATAGTTAGGATACCTCCGGAAGCACCATCCGAATCCTTTTGGACGAATTTAAAATCAGAATTACCCCAGAAAGATTCAATGGTGTTGTCACGTGTTTGGCCGCATTTGGTTTCCTGGAGGCCTAGAATTGATGGTTTTTCTTTATAGCAAATACGTTTAAGCCAGCTTATTTTACCCGTTTGTCCAATACCCCGAATATTAAGAGAAATCGTACACATGAGAAAAAACTTACAGAATCGATGTGACGGAGGTGGATTCATGGGTTGTTGCGACGAATCCCGATGCTTTTCCCGAATTCGAACGTATCCAAGCTTTTGCTAGAGGTAGAACCTGTCTTTTTAGTCTTTTTGTTATGTACCATGTCCATATGAGATCCCTTCGAGAAGTAGGATGTGCTACCACCACCGTTAGACGAGGACTTACAACGTTTAGCCAGTTGAGAGATTCTAAGCTTTTGGCCACTTCTAGCTAGATGTTTGATGTAAAGCATATTGGATCTAGGTCTTTTAAAATCTGGGTTTTGAGAGGTGTTTTTTGACTTAATGATAGGTTTGGCGATGGTGCTAGAAATTTTTCTCTTTTTAGAAATTTCTTTACCCGTATAAAGTAAAGGTTCGAGGTTGAAAGGATCGGAATTTGTTTGTTGTGTAGCGTTAGGGGCAGGCATAAAATTTAATGGAGAGTTGGATTGAGGGTTTAAAGGGGTAGTACAGGGGGTGTCGTTTGTGGTATGGTGAGGGAGGGTTTCGGGAACAGAATCTGCATGTTCTTGTGTCACTATTGGTGAGCATAAATCATTTGTTAGAATGTGTTGAGGTGAGCTGTCCATATTAGATTTACCCGAGATGTGGCTAGGTGTAACAGGGGTATCATTTACATGATTCGATGGGCCGTTAATAACAGTGTTGGGCTGCGGGATTGCAAGGGTATCCTCTCTTGGTGGGCTTGGGGGGGTATTGGTGGTAATGGGCTGCGTGATTACAGTGGACTCCAAAGGGATGGTTTTTGGTTTTGGTTGATATGAGGTGGTATTATATGGCCTTGCTGTATTAAAATCAGGAATAGGAGGTGGTTCAACTGGATCAGTTTCATTCGATGGGCTAGTTTCTTTTGTAGAGCTAGTATTATTTAAAACAGTTTCGGGATTGGAAGAATTATGGGTGTGAGGGTTTGTGGTGTCAAAGTGGTTGATGGGTTTCGATATGCTAGGAGACTGGAGAGATTGGTTATCGGCATTATTAATTAAGGGACGAGTATCCATTCGTTTAGAGGAATTAGAGGAGGTTTGGTGAGGAGGCGTGGGATCGTGGTTGTTGTTACGGGTGGTCTTTTCAGCGTTTCCTTCAACTCGATTTTCACAATCCAAGTGGGACTCTTCGTCAGAAATGTGATCGTCCGAAAGAATTTCATCATCCCAATTCGACGAATTATCGATATCACCATAAGTGTTAAACATAGAAAAGTTTTGAACTTCAATGATGTAAGCCTTAGATTGATTGACGTCACCGGGGTTGATAATAACTTGGCCGTTTATCGGTGAGAAATTGTTTGTTTTGATAATTACCGAGCCATGCGATAAATCTTGGTTGTTCTCATTGGTTATAGAGCAATTAAACGTTTCAATTACCTCGCCCCAATTTTTTGCTATGTCAATGAATGTGGATTCTAACCAACAAGTAATAGGTACCCCGAATATGTTAACATAGACAAGTCTACCAGAGGTTTTGTAAATTTCGGGATCCCATGGGTTTATATCTTCAAGCCATTTCCATAATGGGTGTTCCGAATTGTTAATCAAGTCTAGGGCCGGGTTGGGTTCCTCAAATATAAGCATTAGATCATGCCCGCCCAGGTATTTGATAGTAAACCCACCAAGGTTTTCACTTTCACATATTTCATTAAAATATTCAAGGAATTCAAGATCTTTAACTTTGGCAATAACCGCTTGACCAAGTATTTGGATAAGATCATCATTAGAATTTACCTTAATCGAGGGGATGCCGTAGTTTGTAGCCTGCTTGTTTAGGACCACTTCTTTGAAATTCCTTTCGTCTACAGGTGAGTTAAATGCAACCTTAACATTGTTCCTAGAACCCGATTTTGCATTGTTAGGCTGTGGAGCTTGTTTCTTTCCTTCGGGATCACGGGCCTTGTATACTTTGAGTAAATTGTCACCCGCAACAATGAGACTTAGTCTCCTCGCAAGAGAATCTTTGTGGTAATCTGGAACGTCTAAGAATCTAACAAAACCAAACTTCCTTCCGTTTTTAAGGTCTTCCTGGGGATGTAAACCTCGTGGATATTGCCATATTTTTTGAAAACATCCCATAAGTCCGTTGAACACCAGTGTTCGGGAAAGTTGTGGAAGAGGTATGAAGTAATTCTAGACTTGTCGATCGGTTTTGGCAATTGATTTGTTTTAGAATTATTCGCATCTGGAAAAGGCTTGCCATAACGATTGATAAGGTTGGTGGTTGATTCCCGTATTTTGAAGTTGTTGTATAATTGATTGTAGGATGAGTTTAACCTTGTCGATTGATGATTGAGACCAGATTTGGGTCGGACAAGGTGGGTTGGATTCTGCTGGTTATTGTAATTAGACGTGGTGTTAGTCGATGAATCAGATTGGTTTCGGGGGTTGTCCCTAGCCTTAGCAGCAGCATTGACAGAAATATTGGTATTGGAAAGGGGAATGTTGTTGGGAGAAGTGGCTGGGATTTTATGGTTAGAGTGATAACCATCATTGTCGTTTTTAGGTTCGGATCTAGGGATCCACTGTTGCCGGAATTGGTTCTTGCGAAGGCCCGGATTTCCATATTTTTGGATTAAGATTTTTGCCTGATCGATTTTAGGGTTAGATATATTCTTACCGTTATGTTTTCGTTGGACCACTCTCCAACCGTCATCTGCATCTTCAGCTGGAAAGGGCGAGGGAATTGGAGCCTTTTGCTTGTATTCAACCCCATAACCTGGCCACTGATTAGTACCAAAATTAGCCGGAGAACATGGTGATGTCTGTATACGATTGGCGAAAGTGTTGTGGGGATTGTGGATGTGCCGTCGGGAAGATGAAAGATGCATGTACCGGCTAGTTGCCGGCGTGAAAGGAGACAGTACGATGGTAGGGATTGAGGAGGTCATGAgatcgtgttttttttttttactattatatAAAAAGGTGGATTAAAAGTGGAGATCAGGTGGTGTATTGGTGGTGTATTGGTGGTGAGAGAAATAAAATCAAGTAATCCAGACGTTACAGGCGAACATCCGGACACGAGTTGAGAGAGAATATGTTACTTTTTAtcctaaaaaaaaaatgaaatgtgtGTGTCATTGTGTGTGGACTGTAAAAGAGAGAAAGGCGTTTTACCCGTAAGTTAACTTTAAGCGACACGATGACCAAATCAAGATTGTGACAATTATATCCGTTCAAGTATGTGGGACTCTAGTCAAATTTCTAGACATTTATATGACGTTACTTTcataataacatgcatatcatttaCATTAGGGTAAAATGAAAGTAAAAGAAACGTCGAGATTAAGTTACATCCATTAAAAAATACAATAAATATCAATACCGTTAAGTACATAGTTATAAAAGGGAAAATACAAAACAACAAGTAAGATAGACACTTCAATATACGGTCTTATTATGCCAAAACCACATGAAAATGTTGTACGATCAATCCAATAATAAGGGAGACAAATTTACAAAGCCTTTAGTCATATCTCTATCTATAtatactaaaatataaaataaaatactatACCGTTAAACAATCCTTGTCCTTAGTATGATAGTAGtctgagtgcgatcataccagcactaatacACCGAATCTCATTGGAATCTCATTGGGACTCTGTATAAAACTAGTTTGCACCCTTGCAATGCTGGTTTGTCTTTGCACATCAACCTTTTATTTGTTGATTAGATACAATAAATggtgtatatatattcatattatatatatattataaattattattaatatatatatatatatatatatatatatatatatatatatatatatatatatatatataaaagtatactgtaTTTAAATTTACATGGATCAATCATGTCTGATTGAGGACATCAGTGTATTCCCCTGGCAGTGAACCCATTGGGTAGATACTAAAATCGGATGCATTAGTGACTTGTACTGCATGCATATGATGTTGCCATTGACCTACACATGACCCTTCTTCAGAATTGACATTATTGGTCCCATTATATTGAAACATTTCACCTTCAAATGTCACTTGTTGAAGCCCTACTGAAAGACTTGTGTTCATGTTTGAACTATTGGTAGTACTTGAACTTTCCCTACCTTCATTAATCATGAATGAATTTGTTGCCATTTTTGAACCCGAATGATCACAAAAGTCAGtggcattgttgttgttgttgttgttccgatGGTCGAAATTTGCTAAATTTGGCAATGAAGTTTCATAGCTTGTTTGGTGAAATTGAGTTAAAAGATTAGTGTTATAGCCCATTGGATCGATACCGGACTGAAATTCAATCAAGAACAATGGATCACAAACTGATTTACTCAATAAAGTGTTGCGTAACGAATTAGCAtccattgatgatgatgatgaagataaaacTAATCCACCATTGCTGATATGAAATGATTGATCTAATTCACCTGCCATTggcaatgatgatgatgaacttgaAAAAAATTCTGACTTTTTGTCCAAAAATTCAAACCTTTTATCTTTAACATAATCATGATCAGTAATCGGCTTATGGGTATTTGGGTCAATCCCTAATTTCATTAGTTTCTTCCTTAAACATGAGTTCCAAAAGTTCTTGATCTCATTATCTGTTCTTCCTGGCAATTGAGCTGCAATTTGAGCCCACCTGGATACCAAATGTAGCAAAATTTACAATAAAGATTCAAGAAAAATTTATACCCTTTTCACTTTAACAGAATGTAAATAACACTTTAACTGTCAAGTTTTATTACCTATTTCCAAGAACTTGATGAAGAGTAAGTATAAGGTCTTCTTCTTGTTGTGAAAATGATCCTCTTTTAAGATCAGGCCTTAGGTAATTTATCCATCTTAGCCTACAACTCTTCCCACATCTTTGCAATCCTGCTTTTTGTTCAAGATTCCAAAGTTATTCAAAAAGATTCTAACtttacatttttaaatttaattataCACTGCGAATAACAAAAATCCGAGTCTAATTTTGCAAATTGCAACAAAAAGATTCTGGCTTTTGTTATAAGAAGAGAAGAGAACACAAAAGAATCAAAAACGTGTTCTTTATTACAATTGCAGTGAAGTAAATAGTTGTTTTTTCGTAACAGACAGATCAAAATATCCAAACCCGCCTTTTTAACGATAAAAGACTAGATTTTTCTAGCAATTAGGGAAAAAAAATGAGAGACCATCAAGAGTAATAACAAAAAATTTCTATCATAACAAAAAATGAATAAAAAACCATAATTTCTTTCAATTTGCAATTGAAAATGACATGTTTTTATAAAGAAGCTAATAATAAACAACCAAAATCCTTCTTTTCTCATGTAATTCGCATTGAAAAGAGTCGTTTTCGCAGGAAATTTAAAAGAGAGAGATAAAAACCAGCATGTTTAGGAACAGAACTCCAGCAACCAACACCAAATCTTGTAATGTATTTGAGAAGTTTTTCATCTTCTTCAGGGGACCATAATCCTTTTCTAAGCTTTTGCTTTACACAACAAGAATGGCGACCCATGAGTGTGTGTGTTTAATCAAGAAGCTGCTTGCTGTTGTTATCACTCCAAATATATAAGCAAGCAAAATGCAAATGGGAAGGAGGTAAGATGTATgggattttaataaaaatatatatatatatatatatatatatatatatatatatatatatatatatatatatatatatatatatatatatatatatatatatatatatatatatatatttcaaacatGTGTGTGAAGGGTGCGTCTTTTTTTAAGTGACACATCaagaatttattatttattattattaatataataaagtataataaatgttattatatatatatatatatatatatatatatatatatatagtggtaggatcaagaggtaaataaccaatcggggggaagcggaggaagcaaaaacttttttttttcgtttttaaaaaaaaccttgttcacgaacattatagatgggatgaaaatatgaacatttagtagtgacactttgtgataaatgtttttattttggcgggaaaacgatcgaagaagtaatatataacatttctcgtgtttttcgagcgtatgttgaggttttagctattgaggtttagatattagggtttagatattagggtttatagggtttagatattagggtttagaaatttagggtttagggtttagatttatggtttagatttaggatttagattgagtttttaacacgaacggtttagagtttatggtttagggtttggtgttttgagtttatggaataaacccaaaacaccaaaccctaaaccctaaacccaaaaccctaaactctaaatcgggctaaattttacttcacaaaacatgaagaaaaaaaaacgttcatattcttcacgaacaatattatcttgatgttatttttgtcgatcgttttcccgcctaaataataacaatcatcacgaagtgtctcttctaaatgttcatattttcgtgtgatcttgatgccggaaaaaaaaaattccaaaaaaaaacgaaaaaaaagcgaaaaaaaaaatttgcttccccccgcttccccccgattggttacttccccattgatcctgcccatatatatatatatatatatatatatatatatatatatatatatatatatatatatatatatatatatatattgatttattaagAACTAATAAAGGTAAAGAAAATTGTTAGGAGCGTGAAGACGAGTTAAACACGATTTGGTTTCTGAGTTGGAGTTGTATCGCGACCGGGATGGACATGGTTGCAATCGCGATACGTAGGTAAATCAAATCAGTAGCTGGAAACATGGCCATGGCGGTCGGGATGGATCCTATCATGaccggtgtgacgatcgctccaaatccatatggacgaacacgtcattcattgatttcattgcgaggtatttgacctctatgtgatacattttgtaacattgtattcgtttgaaaaggtatttcataaatgaatatataaattccaggtttttaacatctgatgatttctacgtatagacaatcaccatttaaatggtttacaataatacatctgt of the Rutidosis leptorrhynchoides isolate AG116_Rl617_1_P2 chromosome 5, CSIRO_AGI_Rlap_v1, whole genome shotgun sequence genome contains:
- the LOC139848574 gene encoding uncharacterized protein; protein product: MGRHSCCVKQKLRKGLWSPEEDEKLLKYITRFGVGCWSSVPKHAGLQRCGKSCRLRWINYLRPDLKRGSFSQQEEDLILTLHQVLGNRWAQIAAQLPGRTDNEIKNFWNSCLRKKLMKLGIDPNTHKPITDHDYVKDKRFEFLDKKSEFFSSSSSSLPMAGELDQSFHISNGGLVLSSSSSSMDANSLRNTLLSKSVCDPLFLIEFQSGIDPMGYNTNLLTQFHQTSYETSLPNLANFDHRNNNNNNNATDFCDHSGSKMATNSFMINEGRESSSTTNSSNMNTSLSVGLQQVTFEGEMFQYNGTNNVNSEEGSCVGQWQHHMHAVQVTNASDFSIYPMGSLPGEYTDVLNQT